Below is a genomic region from Campylobacterota bacterium.
TGAGTGAGACGAAGCGATCTTGTTCGTGGTCAAAGACTTCAAAATCAAGCGCTGCATATGGTTTGCCATGTGTACGTGCATATTCGCGCCGTGTTCGGTAAATGGTTCCTGATGATTCAAATTCAAAGCTGACCATCATACGTGTCTGGCCCAGGTGTAACAGGCCGTCATCGGCTTTGCTTGTGCTACTAATTTTACGTGCTTGTCCCCACAGTGACCAAGTAATGCCATCAAGCAGTGCAGATTTACCATGACCGTTTTTGCCAGACAGGCATATGAGGCTATGGTTTTTAAAATCAACCGTTTGAAGCTGATTTCCGTAGCTGAGAAAATTTTTGAGCTCAAGTATTCGTGGGATCATGCTGTCGGCTGGGTTGGTGGGTTTTCAATTATTGGTTACGTACCACTAACGGGACGTCACTCGCTTGCACAACGTCATCCTGAATTTATTTCAGGATCTATTCATGGTATAATTCAAATGTTAGTATACCATAAAACAAGGTAAATGCATGTTTACGCCACGGCGGTATCTTCGTTATTTTGACTGGGCAAGTTTTTTTTTGATGCTCACTATCTTGAGCATTGGGTTGCTCTTTGTTTTTAGTGCTACCTACACACCGCAAAAGCCATTTTCACTCTTTTTTAAAAAGCAAGTAGTTGGCTCACTTATTGGCCTTGGACTGTACGCATTTTTCTCTATTCTTGATTTGCGCTTATTTATACGATGGGGATTTTGGGGGTATTTTGTTTCGATGGCCTTGTTGTTGTACACCTTTGTTGGGGGATGGATTGGCATGGGGGCCAAGCGCTGGATAAATTTATATTTTTTTCGTGGGCAGCCGTCTGAGTTGATCAAATTTTTCTTGCCGGCTTTTGTTGCGTTTTATTTTGCAGAGCTGGAGGTGCCTAAGTACTTTGTAGATTATCAGTTTTCGTTTCGTGAGTATCTTTTTCCCTTAGCAACGCTTGCACTTAACTTTGTCCTGATTTTAAAACAGCCAGATTTGGGGACTGCATTGATTGTGCTGTTTTCCGGACTAGCGTTGTTTTGGTTTGTTGGCCTTGATCGGCGTTTTTTTCTAGTGCTAGCTTTAGCAAGCCTTGTTGCAGCCCCAGTGTTGTGGAAGTGTCTTAAGCCGTATCAGCAAAAGCGGGTACTTGTACTGCTTGGGTATGGTGATGAAAAAAAAGAGCGTTATCACATCGAGCAGTCAAAAATTGCCATAGGCTCAGGGGGGCTGATGGGTAAAGGTTTGTTGAAGGGTACCCAAAATAAGCTTGGTTTCTTGCCCGAAGATCATACAGATTTTATTTTTTCAGTTATGTGTGAGGAGGTTGGCTTTCTTGGAGCATTGGTACTTATTGCTCTGTTTTGCATGCTGATTGGCCGCATTGTCTACATCGGCCTTTATGCAAAGCTTTTTTTTGAGCAGATTGTGCTAGTGGGCTTGCTTATGCCGTTTATGCTGTCGGTCTGCATCAACATTGGCATGGTGATTGGCTTGCTGCCCGTGGTGGGTATTCCCTTACCCTTGTGTACCTATGGTATTTCGCACTTGTGGATTACGCTGGCAAGTTTGGGGATTATCAACAACATTGCTATTCGGCGGTTTTATTATTAAAAGAGGGCACGCTAAAAAGCGTGCCCTCTTTTATCTTGTTGCTTGTATTTTTGCTACTTTGTTTTTTTCATATGTTGGGATAATAACTTCGCGATTTTGGTATTTCCTGCATCTCGGGCTCTATCAAGAGCTGTAATGTTGTGGGGACCTTTTTTATGTGCATTGGCTCCCTTTTCAAGAAGTAGTTTGCATACCGTATAGTAACAATCTTCATTATGGTTTTTCTCGCAGCAGTAGTCGAGTACGGTTAAGCCATTTTGATCTTCTGCATTGATGTCCGCGCCTTTCTCCAAAAGTAGTTTGATTATGCGCATTTTATTTTCGAGTAATTTGTTATTAAGTCGTTCAACTGCAAAATGAAGCGTTGTTTGCTTGTAAATATTTTGAACCCTTGGATTAGCGTTATTGTTAAGTAAGAGTTCAACGAATTTTGAATGCCCTAAATCAACAGCTGTATGGAGCAGTGTATTTCTTTCGCCTAGAAGGGCATTAAGGAAATCTATTTGCTCAATAAAAAAGTATAATCCTTTATTATCAACAATACTGCTCATGTCAAAGAGGTTGAAAAACTTGTGTTTTTCGGTCAGGAAGATGTCTGGCTGTGCATTAACATCGTAACCATCTTTAATATATTCCTGTAGCCCAATATAATTTTCATCAAGGATTGCTATAAAGGCGGTCTTGAGTGCGTCGGGTGTAGGTTGTTTACAGAAAAGTGACGTTATTGTAAGTGAAACGAATAATAGCAGATATTTGAATATGGTTTTCATGATATAAACTCCATCATTTAGTTATAACAAACATTTGATACGTGCCCATGCTAGTATCTACCAGTGCAAAGCTTTCTATGGCTCATGCTTCGTTTTATCCTAATTGTACGGCACTTAGTTGTCAAAAGGCTATATGAAATAATCTTGATTAATATGTAGTATTATCGCCCTAATTGAAATTTAAGGGTGTAGAAATCACCTATTACAGGCGATTGAGAAGTGGTTTAGAGTGATTTTAGGTGGAGAGGTTGATAGTCAGTATACAAGTTTTCATTGTATGACAAATAGGGTTTTGTTATTGTTTTGCAAGCTTAGTGGCTTGCTTGTCAGATAGGGGTTGTGCCGTTTGAAGAGCTTTTTTTTCAAGCATATTGGCAATCAGTTTGACAATTTCTTGGTTGAATTGGTTGTATGCATGGTATGTCTCTTTGGGCTGAGTTTTACGTTTGTGCATATATTCTCTGATAATTGGAGCAAGGTTTTTCAGCGAAGTGAGTGTTTCCCCGTAGTTATTCTCAGTGACATATTTGATGTTTGCGCGTTCCCAAAAGAGTGTGGTCATGCTTGCGTCAACAACAATTGGCAGGTAGCTTTGCACGGCCTCAGCGATTGTATTGGGCCCAGGTTTGGTGAGAAGTAGGTCGCTAGCCGCCATGAGGTCTGCAACTTTGTTGGTGAAAGGCACAAGGGTAAAAGTGATATCTTGTTTTTTTGAAAGCAATGATTCCAGGTTATTTTTGATTTTTTCGTTTCGGCCACAGCAGATGAGTAGATGTACGTCAAGATTGTTACGTAAAATTTCTTCAGTGAACTTGATCAGTTGCCTGCCACCAGGGCCACCCATCATCATCATGACAGTAAATTTGTCTTGCGGAATATTCCATTCTTGCCTTATTTCTTTGACCTTTTTGTGTTTGTTTTGGAAAAATGGTTGGCGTAGGGGGAAGCCGATTGTATGAATATTGTTGTGGGAAATTCCCTGTTTTTCTAAATATTCTCGGGTTGTTGGCGTATTCATACCAATAGTTATGGCGTAATTTTCGTGTTTGAGGTTTTCAAGGCCAAGACTCCACAGTTTGAGGTTGCCATCTTGTGTGACAACAATGAAAGGGATGCTCAGCTTATTGGTTGCATTGCCAGCCGCTAAATTAATAAGCGGAATAATCGAAATAACGAGGTCAGGCTTTTCTTGTTCGAGCAAGATATGCAGTCGTCTTTCAAATTCTTCGCGGTTGCTACGCTCAAGCCACGGCCCAAATTTTTTACACATGAAGTTATTAACGTTAGTCATACCTTTTTGATAAAGCTTATTATACAGACTTTCCCAGTCTGATTTTCCAAAACTTAGCTTGCGTACGATATCAAGTGATCGAAAGATAGTTTCAAAGGGGTTTACTACTTGTATATCATACTGATCTCCAAGCATTTCTTTGAGTGCTGCAGTTCCATTCATATGGCCATTGCCGCCCTTGCTTGTGAAAATAAGAAGCTTTTTTTTGCCCGCAGTCGTTTCGTTTTTTGCAAGCTTATAGTTGTCTTGAATGTTTGCTGACATCCAGCCAGTTAGCAGCAAACAGCAGACCAAAAGAATATAGATGATATTTTTCATCCCCTTTTTCCTCCCCCAAGGACCATGGCGATATGATTCAGGCCATAGTGTTGCTTAAGTCGGTATAGTAAGATCCTTTTCTCATCAGGCCTCTAAAAAGGCTAATAAGAGGATCCTTCTGTCTTTACCGTAGCATTTTGGAGAGGTCAAAAGCTAGATTTTGCCTTAAAAAAAGAGGGTTTTTGGGCTGTCAGGGCTATGATGATACCCAGGCAAAAGAGAGCGTGAACGGCCAAAGACTGCCGTAGGTCGACTGAAAGCCAAAACGGAAGGGTTGGGTAGCTTAAAAGGGGCAAACGGCGGAGGGCCACCTTAACGTAGACCAAGCCGGCGTGCGCCCCCATGCCGGTATAGAGCTTATTTGTAGCGGTAAATATTAGGTTAAGCAGCATGCCAAGCAAGAATAGCCCCAAACCAAGGCGCCACTGACTGCCAAAAAAAACAAATGGATTTGAAAGGTCATGTACCAGCATGAAAACAAATGAAGTAAGCGTAACGCTGCTGATTGGTGAGAGTGATTGCTCAAGGTAGAGATACAGTGTTCCTCTAAAGATTACTTCCTCGCTCCAGGCTAGAAAAAACGTGACAATAAAACCCCATAACAAATTAGCCCACATACTTGATAGTCGGGTCCATCCACTTGGAGTATAGGTAACTAAGCCGCTCAGGCATAGTGTAGTAAGAAATAAAATGTGAAGGAGCAAAAAGATAGCAAAAAAACTAAAAAAATCTTTGAGCCAAGTTGGCCGTTTGAAAAAGCGGACATTAGTATCAAGAAATTTTTGAAAAAAACTATGTTTAGCAAAGCAGGTTAGCAAGAAAATATGTGCAATAACAATTAAAGAAAGTGTTACCTTACCAAGCCCACGATTTGCGAGAAGATGAAAGGATGGGTCAAGTGCGCATGCGATTGGATTGATAAGAAGGCATACGCACAAAATTGAAAAGGCCGATAATACTACCGGCCCTAACACACGAAAAAGGGTGCATAGTTTTAAGGAGTATTTGGAAAACATTATAAAGTGTTGAGTCCTGCCTCTATGCTGAGCGTACTTGTTCTTTTAAGTGTTTACCTGGTTTAAAGCGTGGAACGCGTACTTCTGGAAGTTGGATTTTTTCCTTTGTCGCTGGGTTGATACCAACACGGGCTGGACGATGTGAGATCCAATATGTTCCAAAACCGGTCAATGATACCTTTCCGCCTTTTCTGAGGGTGCGTTCGATGATTCGTGTAAAAGAGGCCAATACTTTTGCAATGTCTTTTTTACTGAAATTTGTTTCTTCACTGAGTGCAGCTATCAATTCGCTCTTGTTCATGGTTTTATCTCCTAAAAATGTTAGACATCATTGCATTACAGTTACAGTGTGAAATTTAGATTGTGTTTTGTCGTTTGTCAAGAAAAACGACTGATACAATGTTGATAATTCTTGATGTTGCGTATTGTTATTTTTAAAAAATATTAAATATTGTTGTTTTTACGGTCAGTATGGTTTTTTTTTGTCTGAATGAAAGTTTGTTGGGGGCATGAATAATTTTTATATTTTTTTTCCATGATATGCTGAAGTGAGGAAAAATTAGAGAGCTTACTCGATACGTTTGGGAACATACTATGTTTGTTGACACGCATTGCCATTTAAATATTGTTGTAAAAAAAGAATTTGATCAGCCGTTGCAGCCGCAACACTTTCCTCTCCTTAAAGATATTATTGCTCAGGCATCAGAGGCAGGTGTTAAAAAGATCATTAACGTTGGTACGAGTCTTGTTGAAAGTCAAAACTG
It encodes:
- a CDS encoding rod shape-determining protein RodA, producing MFTPRRYLRYFDWASFFLMLTILSIGLLFVFSATYTPQKPFSLFFKKQVVGSLIGLGLYAFFSILDLRLFIRWGFWGYFVSMALLLYTFVGGWIGMGAKRWINLYFFRGQPSELIKFFLPAFVAFYFAELEVPKYFVDYQFSFREYLFPLATLALNFVLILKQPDLGTALIVLFSGLALFWFVGLDRRFFLVLALASLVAAPVLWKCLKPYQQKRVLVLLGYGDEKKERYHIEQSKIAIGSGGLMGKGLLKGTQNKLGFLPEDHTDFIFSVMCEEVGFLGALVLIALFCMLIGRIVYIGLYAKLFFEQIVLVGLLMPFMLSVCINIGMVIGLLPVVGIPLPLCTYGISHLWITLASLGIINNIAIRRFYY
- a CDS encoding CPBP family intramembrane metalloprotease, coding for MFSKYSLKLCTLFRVLGPVVLSAFSILCVCLLINPIACALDPSFHLLANRGLGKVTLSLIVIAHIFLLTCFAKHSFFQKFLDTNVRFFKRPTWLKDFFSFFAIFLLLHILFLTTLCLSGLVTYTPSGWTRLSSMWANLLWGFIVTFFLAWSEEVIFRGTLYLYLEQSLSPISSVTLTSFVFMLVHDLSNPFVFFGSQWRLGLGLFLLGMLLNLIFTATNKLYTGMGAHAGLVYVKVALRRLPLLSYPTLPFWLSVDLRQSLAVHALFCLGIIIALTAQKPSFFKAKSSF
- a CDS encoding CDP-glycerol glycerophosphotransferase family protein; its protein translation is MKNIIYILLVCCLLLTGWMSANIQDNYKLAKNETTAGKKKLLIFTSKGGNGHMNGTAALKEMLGDQYDIQVVNPFETIFRSLDIVRKLSFGKSDWESLYNKLYQKGMTNVNNFMCKKFGPWLERSNREEFERRLHILLEQEKPDLVISIIPLINLAAGNATNKLSIPFIVVTQDGNLKLWSLGLENLKHENYAITIGMNTPTTREYLEKQGISHNNIHTIGFPLRQPFFQNKHKKVKEIRQEWNIPQDKFTVMMMMGGPGGRQLIKFTEEILRNNLDVHLLICCGRNEKIKNNLESLLSKKQDITFTLVPFTNKVADLMAASDLLLTKPGPNTIAEAVQSYLPIVVDASMTTLFWERANIKYVTENNYGETLTSLKNLAPIIREYMHKRKTQPKETYHAYNQFNQEIVKLIANMLEKKALQTAQPLSDKQATKLAKQ
- a CDS encoding ankyrin repeat domain-containing protein — its product is MKTIFKYLLLFVSLTITSLFCKQPTPDALKTAFIAILDENYIGLQEYIKDGYDVNAQPDIFLTEKHKFFNLFDMSSIVDNKGLYFFIEQIDFLNALLGERNTLLHTAVDLGHSKFVELLLNNNANPRVQNIYKQTTLHFAVERLNNKLLENKMRIIKLLLEKGADINAEDQNGLTVLDYCCEKNHNEDCYYTVCKLLLEKGANAHKKGPHNITALDRARDAGNTKIAKLLSQHMKKTK
- a CDS encoding HU family DNA-binding protein translates to MNKSELIAALSEETNFSKKDIAKVLASFTRIIERTLRKGGKVSLTGFGTYWISHRPARVGINPATKEKIQLPEVRVPRFKPGKHLKEQVRSA